A stretch of Pyrenophora tritici-repentis strain M4 chromosome 7, whole genome shotgun sequence DNA encodes these proteins:
- a CDS encoding RNA-capsid multi-domain protein, producing MAIQPQLKVIVSDAVARAEPLPYPYPKHFDDIEAAKAYVESICKKKDFKYSNVLTLSFQQKEYIKDKVHFIVAAKAFEQGEFYLKKAMEDRNALRASIEADIHRILNIIKPSDWPRIFLDAQLAKHFVSRACKVHGFCGFQHCAPCF from the exons ATGGCGATACAACCCCAGTTGAAAG TAATCGTTTCCGATGCGGTCGCTAGAGCAGAGCCCCTCCCCTACCCCTACCCCAAGCACTTCGACGACATTGAAGCAGCCAAGGCCTATGTCGAGAGCATTTGCAAGAAGAAGGACTTCAAGTACTCCAACGTCCTCACCTTGTCATTCCAACAGAAGGAGTACATCAAGGACAAGGTGCACTTCATCGTCGCAGCCAAGGCATTCGAACAAGGCGAGTTCTACCTGAAGAAAGCAATGGAAGACAGGAACGCGCTTCGAG CCTCCATCGAAGCCGACATCCACCGCATCCTCAACATCATCAAGCCCTCCGACTGGCCGCGCATCTTCCTGGACGCCCAGCTCGCAAAGCACTTTGTGTCTCGCGCCT GCAAAGTACATGGGTTTTGTGGATTTCAACACTGCGCGCCATGCTTTTGA